The Cygnus olor isolate bCygOlo1 chromosome 14, bCygOlo1.pri.v2, whole genome shotgun sequence genomic interval TGAACAATGCCTAATTGTAACTATTGGATAATCCAGCTTCACATCGTGCATGTTAGAGTATTTGTGTCTGCAGGCAGTATGTTTGAATGCATATTGGAATGCATTCCTGTACGAGGGATAAACACAAACCATTTAGAGTCACATTTAAGTTGACAAGTTGAGACTGAAGGTACACATAGGTCTGCTTTACTAAGAAAATGTACTTGGTATTAGCAACCCAGTGGAACAGGTTAATGGCATGCTTCACCTGGTGTTgtatatttttggaaaacagcaggagcagagtgGCAGTGGATGTGAAgagtgtcttttttctttttttttctttgtctttttttttccttctcttatttAGCTAGCAGAAGGTCTGCTACATTTTAGGTAACCTGAAAGATTGTGTTACTGATGGGTTAGGCAAGCCAATAGAAAAATGTTACAGTGTAAAGAATCTTTGAATACCAACAGTGGATTTACTATCCTGTTCAAGTAGTAATCCTGCTACTCCGTAGTTAGCAGAGTAAACTTTGCTAAGGAAGAGATCTTCACAGTGGCTTTTTGTGCAGTTCTGTGTATCTGAAGTCAGTGTTATTACCCAGATATGGGGCTCAATAAAttaaacattgaaaataaagcttaagATATGATTTATATCTTGAATAGATCATTTCTGATTGATATACTTTTGTGGATTAATGACATTCTGGAGATGCTATTAGGAAATGCAGCAACACCTGGAAAAGATTTAGGTGAGCAGtagccaaaaaataaaagtgcaggTAAGGAGAAGCATGACTTCCAAAAAACGCGGAGATCTGATCTAGCACAAGATGTACAGTTTATAGTTGAGGCATTGACAGTCATACTTTTAACATGGTCGAAGACAAACTTAGAGTCATCATTAAAACAgtgggaaaacaaaccaacattATTGCCAACGTCCTTTTCAGAATCCAAACTAGGACATTTCAGGATTTAGATGGTTAACTACTCAGAGACAGTTAGCAGTAAGCAgggagcagaaaacaaatttaatagATGTAACTCACTATATGTTTTTATAGGATTGAATACACAGCACTTAGCTACTTGTATAGTCTTTTATCATTCAAACCAGAAATCTTTTGCTAATAAGTGAGAGGCATTGACagactctgaagaaaaaaatgctgtcagtcGTTCTCAGCAGTCAATAAGGTGGCTGACTGTTCCTCATATTACTCCTTCCCTGTACTTTTTATCCTCACTCTATTTTTATGCTATGTCTCTATTTCCTTTGGTTCAGTGCCACTGTATGATGCTTAGCTTTCTACTTTACCTGAGGTTTGCAGacaaaaatgaagggaaaaaagagacatCAGTATCCCTTATCAGCATCATTTTGGAATACGGTAAATTTCTCGTATGTCCAGAAAGAATATCATAAAAGTCCTAGGACACTGAGGGGAACAATATGGTAAATCAACATAAAGAGAGAATAAGAGTGGATAagccaggaaaaatgaaagaggtaGGAGGACTGACAGAAGATGGAGTAGAAAATGGCTGAATGGACTAGAGGTagaagatgggagaaaaaaaaaaaaaaaagaaaaaaaaaaagatagaataTTTGCTGGAAAGAGGACAAGATGGAGAAAGGGGaccaaaccaaaatgaaacaaagggGATAGCACAAAGACTGGGAAATTGAATGTAAGCTGTCAGTAGTaataggaaaacaacaacaacaaaaacaaacaaacaaacaaaaaactcaacatacagaacaaatatttaagaaggaaaatagaCAGATATGGAAAGACTGAAGAGAAGGATGCGGTTAAGAGACAGACTGTGAAAAAGAAGACAATGCTGGCAGTTTTCGAGCTGTCAGTCCAACTTGGATGAGTTAGGATAGCTTAGGAATCATCATAGAGACTTGGattctaaaaagttttaaaatgtaacaaagaataaaaggtGTTATTGCAAAGGTAGTGAGATAGTTAGATTAGTACCAATGTGGAAAATGGATTTAACGGAAGAATATGAATGAACAGAGTCAATCCACTGACAGTTCGCACAGTACCTTTTCAACACAGGAGAGGCGAACTGCCATTTAAAAAGGTGACTTGTCAGCAAGTAATCCAGTGCAGAATATGAATGGAACAAGGTAGCAACGAAGTTGGGTGTAGAAACAAGTTTACATTACTGCAGGGAGGCATTTCGCAATATTTTAGAAAGAGGGAGAATCCCATTTCCTCAGAAAACCCATGCGGAGAACACAGACCAGATCTGGTTCAGCTGCAGGGCTCTTTTCAAGGTTTGCTGCTCGGTGCTCTGTTCTCAATGCAGAGCCTGCTCACTCATATTCCAAGATCTCTGATCTCATGTGCTAAATTGTGACTGATGGAGGGTTTAATCAATCCACTGCAAGGTTATAAATCCTTTCACTCCCACATTTATGTTGCCTTAGATCGCCTCTAGGTGGTATTTTCGTGATTAAATAGTACTTGAGGCATGGAGAGTCCCAGAAACAACTTAAAGCCTACAAATACTCTCCTTCAGATGAggtggggtgggtgggggtgCACAACTGAAGTAAGTGGGGTGCAGGAGAGTACAAGAATCCCAAGAGACCCAACTGAAACATGGGGTTGGGCTGAAGAAGTAGTGTGTCCCTTCAGATTAGCAAGATGTTCTTTCCATAGCTTTCCAGAGTACCCTTGAGTTAGAAAGATGGTGCTGCAGTCCAGCACCTCACTGGAAAAAACTGTAGGAAACTCCACAAGGTTGAGTCATTCTCTTACTGTTACAGGCATTGTTTTCAACTGTGGTTGATGTAATCCAGCCTATGACTGAGGGCTGCTTCTTTCCACTTGACTTGATTTAGTTTAAAAGTAAAGCGACATTTGTAGGCACCACATGCAAGCTTGGTGTATAcagagaaaatttattttttccctacaaataACACAACTTACCTGCTTGTTAATGGCTGAACTTTTTGGATTCTCTATACTTTTCTCCATGTATTTTGCATATTGTTTCATCTGCAGGCAACAATTCTGTGTGCCAAGAGCATTATATAATATTAATCTCTTTGTTGCTAAAATGTACATGCTGACAAACCTACATAAAAAAATCTACAGCCTGATCCTCACAGCTGTGACTTCCCACAGATTCAGAAAGGACATTGAGTCATTGGATGTCATGTTTGAGGGATGTGATATGCTGAAGGTgaaattatttacaaagaagcaaaatgtcTTCAGATGTCAAAATTCCTTGGAGTTCTTCAGTTAGCACCATGTACATTCACATCTTCCTATTTTCTACTACTGCATTGAAGAAAATAGAACACAGATTTATTGCAGCTCAAACAAATTTAGGTGATTCTAGTTAGTGTTATATAAAGATGTGCCTGGTACAGGTGAGATTTGAAATGGATGACCATTAAGGCTCTAAATACCTACAGAACTGTATCTGCATATAATTGTATCCTCccaagagaaatatttgcacagaaatTTTTCTGTGGGCATTGCATTACAGTGATACCAATTTAGGCATATCTATATGTAGTACTATTTCAAGAAAGGCTTGCATAGGAACGTGATGACTTTTTATACTGAAATAGTTATATTGCTACAATCTCTAACACAGATATATATCGATGTTTTACTACCTTATCATATAACTTATAACTATCTTTTAActtacttttcttctgaagaacttGATAAATTAGTGTATTATTTGCTATAACCCTGCACTATACTCTCATTAAAGAACTCGTACCATTTAATTAACCAAGCTAAATACGGTGGCACAATTTTTGTACGTCGGAGAAATCCAACAGGCCTGTGCATGCAGATATGGCATGCAGGTAGTATCAATCACTTCAGGGGTTATCGGATTTATCAGCAAATGGACATTTGGCCTAGGACTTTTTAtcagctgtttctgctgcagggacagatTCTGATGCTCTTGCTTCTGTGAATTGATctgaagtcacagaaaacacttttattaAGTGAGTTTTTAAGGTGTTTCAGAACTGGTACTTAAATGAAGTTTCAAGAGAttagtggaaaacaaaactccaagaaaagaaacaagaaaacctCTAAGCCCCAATTCAGTTGAAActgaaattatgtttttctgtttcaatttttgcttttcactgtaAAATTCAATATTACTACAGACCAACCCCTGAAGTGTTTTCTTAATGGAAACTTTTCCTGAATTAAAAGCCAAGGTCTGCAGGACTCAGTCAGTATTACCACTGAAGTTGatgaaaataactaaaattattttggcCATTGAAgaattttatgtatatttgaAGTAACTCAGGGAACATTTAATTGTAACAGCATAAGTTTCAGTATATCATTACAAATTATGTGTAGTCAGCATAAATGATATAAAGCTAAAATTTCAGAAAGGCTGTTACATTTGTACAGTGCTACTGTGCATGAGCCAAGCTACAGTATtaatctgtaaaatggaaagcaaactACCTATTCTGTTGTTTCTGTAAGACTTACAAAAAGGCCAGATGATCATGAGACTTATTCTgaaattaggaggaaaaaatctaGGAACTTGAGATTTGATACATGTTTGAACGGAATGAAGATATTGTTTGTTAGAATGTTTGTTAGAAGACTTAATGGCCGTACACTTAAGAGATACTCTGTGGCCTGTCTGGATGAAGCCAGTATTTGATTGTCCGGAAAACTGAGGGGTGTGTCCCTTCAGGCTTCTGTTTTATGTGTTGACTGCAAGCAATTTGATACACAGCCACATAATCCGTGTCTGTTAGCCTCATTATAGCTGTCCATTCCAAAACTTCAAATggcaaaaaaatgcaaattagggcttttaacaattttttttcttgtttgttttcataagtCTGTCAGGGGCATTTTGTTCTGAATCTGTAAACGTTGTGATCTTGAAAATGGGTAACTAGCCAAAACTTTGTAGCAgattttttaagtgtttgtctCCTGTTTGGGCTACTGGATGAAATGGGCAGATTTCCAGATGTTCTAGGCAATTGGCTTCTCCTATCTGCCCTTCTTGCTCTGCACAGACCTACATTTGTCCGGCTTAAAAAGATAAGTAGGGTTGGGTGATTCCGCACTGTATTTGCAGACCCTGGAGTACTGGGCATGTTAAGAATAAATGTGAGGGTAAATATTTGGGCCACAAAAATGGGCTGAGAAGTATATCAACACATCAGCCAAAACATAAATAGGCATCATGCTATTACTGTTGTTTCTTCAATGTTCCTCTCTGATAATAGTGGCCATGGATAAACATGATAGACTGGTAATCTTAGCAGTGCTGAGTCAGAATTAGAACAATTGTTCTCTGGGGTTTGTGCATCGGGTACATCACAGTTAAAACCTTTGGATTTACAGTGTAAGACTGTGCTCTCAAAAGTCACCCTGCATGGTGAGGCGTGCCCAGCCCACAAAAGGGCATTGAGAAAGGTTTTAGCTGAACATTGGGGTCAACAGATAGACCAGCCTTGATAGACCAGCCCAATACAGAAAAGATTCATTAGTCATTCCAAAAAGACTTGGTGGggtaagaaagggaaaaacaacaggaaGAGAAATCCTAGAAACAGTTTCTGCACTGGGTAATAGGTACAATATAGACCCCTGTAGGACTATGACCTGAGGTTTGTCTCCACAAATACATCAGCATAGTAACTTAGGTGTTCTGTGAATGGATGCTTAAGCTTATTGTATTTGCTGGGATTTGTGGCATTACAGTAAAACTTACTGCAGATGCAGCACGTTGCCACCGCCACCCCCCAACCCCCCGCTGAGTTTGTTCAATTTCACAGCCCTGTTTTTTGTCAGTCCTCCAACATGAGTGTAGAGGAGGAAAGAACACTAACTGGAACACAGATCATATTGCacttctctgtcttctctccaGCTGCGCTTGATCACCTTGAGCCTGTCTGTTGCATTGGATGGAAAACTGAAGCCCACCTTAAATGCTCAGAACTCCTGGGTGTGATCTGCAGAATTCTTCCAGCAAGCTGCTgtagggctgcagcaggggcgAGAGGGAGCGGGGCAGAAGGAGGGTGGAATCAGGGCAAGGGGGCCCGCAGGGGCTGGGCAGAGGGACGGTGCTGCAGCATGGATGAATCTCCGCGGGAGCACAGGGGCAGGTCTTCGAGAAGGAGGTCGTCAAacccactgcagcagcacacagccgCACCAGCCTTGGCTGGAGGCCCCGTTTTTTTCGGCTCCCTGCGCTGATTTAACCCTCCCAAGCGGATGCATTTTAGtactgcagcagcaggtccagGAGTGCCGGAGGCTGgcggcccgccccgcgcccccgaGGCTTCAGCACCGAAACCGGGGCGGAGGCGAGGAGCGGCGCGGCGGTTACCGCACCCCTCCCTCCCGGCCAGGCGGCGGCCACCGGCACCGAGGGGTCCGGCGCACCGAGAGGCGGCAACACGTGGGTGAGGCCGGTGccgcggggggagcggggcccggccTCACGCCCTCGGCCTCCGAAGCGGGGCGCGGGGGTCGGCTCCGGGcgcggcggagcggcggcgcccggccccggggtAGGCGCGCAGCGGCGgagcccgcccgccgccggccgccgccgaGGCGCTGTTCCCGGCGCTGGTGCTGAGCCGgagcccgccccgccgccggctgccGCCGAGGCGCTGCTCCCGGCCCAGGTGCTGAACCGGAGCCAGCCGCGGCTTAGCGTCCTCCCCCGCCTCCGCCCGCgcggcagctggagcagcagaaagcGGATCCAGCGAGTCCCGgtccctcctccttcctcctcctcctccgcctcctcctcctcttcttcctccccgGAGCCGCCGGAGGGAGAGAGGTCGGAGCCGCTCTCCGGGGCAGCCGGCGAGCATGGGCCGGGCAGCGGCGCTGCCGGCGGCacggccggcggcggggctgggggcggtcGGCGGCTGCTGCTCGCCGCTTGCATGaggcggccgggcggcggggcgtGAGGCCGGGCCAGGGCCGGGCGAGGCGGCTCCGGGCTCCGGCGGCTCCCCACCCCCCGGCCATGGCGGCGGCTGCTCGGCGGAGCCGCGGCGGGGCGGTGGCTCTGGGCCTGCCGCCGCCgtcgcccccgccgccgccgatgctgctgctgctgctgctgctgctggggctggggcgcCGGtcgggcggcgggcgggccgCTCCGCTACTCGGTGCGGGAGGAGCTGCCGCACGGCGCCTTCGTGGGCAACGTGGCGAGCGACCTGGGCGTGGATCCGCGGCGGCTGGCGGCGCGGGGGAGCGCGGCTCACCTCGGGCAGCGGCCGCCAGTACCTGGAACTGGAGCTGGGCCgcggggtgctgctggtgcGGGAGCGCATGGACCGGGAGGAGCTCTGTGAGCTGAGCCCCACCTGCTTCCTCAGCCTAGAGTTGTGATCGAGCAGCCCATCGAGGTGCACAACGTGGAGGTGGAGGTGCTGGACATCAACGACAACGCACCGCGCTTTCCCCCGCCAGGATTACCGGCTGGAGATCAGTGAGTCTGCCGTGCCCGGGGCCCGCTTCCACATTGAGAGTGCCCAGGACCCCCGATGTGGGCACCAACTCTGTGCAGAGCTACCAGCTCAGCCACAGCCGCCACTTGCCCTGGACCTTAAAGGCTTCCAGAGTGGCAGCAAGCTCctggagctggtgctgcagcagccgtTGGACCGGGAGCAgagtgccctgcagcagctggtgctcaCTGCTGTAGATGGTGGGGACCCCCCCAAGTCTGGTACAGCCCAGATCTCAGTTCGAGTTGTAGATACCAATGACAACCCCCCTGCCTTTGACCGCTCCACCTACACCGTGAACCTTCTGGAGAACTCCCCACCTGGCACCCTAGTCGTCAAACTCAATGCCTCAGACCCTGATGAGGGCTCCAATGGGGATGTGATCTATTCTTTTGGCAGCTACACCCCACAGAAGGTGAGGCAGCTGTTTAGTGTGGACCCACATTCAGGGGAGGTGCGGGTTAATGGTACCCTGGATTATGAAGAGGCATCCTCTTATGAAATCTATGTGCAAGCCACTGACCAGGGCCCCGTCTCTATGGCTGGGCACTGCAAGGTACTGGTCAACATTGTGGATGCCAATGATAATGTTCCTGAGGTGGTCCTGACCTCCTTGTACAGCCCAGTGCCAGAGGATGCAAAGTCAGGAACTGTGGTGGCCCTCATGAGTGTCACGGACCAGGACTCAGGGCTGAACAAGCAGGTCAGTCTGCGTATTCCCCCTGGCCTCCCCTTCATGCTCAATTCTTTCAAGAACTCCTACACCTTAGTGACCCAGGGCAAGCTGGACCatgagaaagcagcagcctaCAATATCACAGTTATGGCTACTGACTCTGGGAGcccccctctctcctcccagaAGGTGATCCATGTGGAGATCTCTGACATCAACGACAATCCTCCACGCTTTGAGGAACCTGTGTACTCAGTTTACATCCCTGAGAACAACCCCTTGGAGTCTTGCTTTGCACTATCAAAGCCACTGACCCGGATGTTGCCGAAAATGCCTATGTGTCCTATTCTCTACTGGATGGGGAGATTGAAGGGCTACCTGTTACCCTCCTATGTCTCCATTAAATCTGACAGTGGCAACATGTATGCTGTCAAATCCTTTGACTATGAGACATTAAGGGAGTTCCAGGTGCTTGTCCAGGCTCAGGATGCTGGGATCCCATCACTGAGCAGCACTGTCAGTGTCCACATCTATGTGGTAGACGAGAATGACCATGCTCCACAGATTCTGTATCCTACCTCAACCAACACTTCAGCAGCCCTGGAGATGATCCCACGCTTGGCAAATGCTGGATATTTGGTAACCAAAATTATAGCCATTGATGGGGACTCAGGACAAAATGCCTGGTTGTTCTACCACCTGGTTCAACCTCAGATCCAGATTTGTTCAGGGTAGAGCTCCATACTGGGGAGATAAGGACTACTCGCAAACTGAGGGAGGAGAGCACACCTACTTACAACCTGACGGTGGAGGTGAGAGACAATGGAGAGCCACCGATGTCCTCATCAGTAGCCATCACTGTTGCTGTGGTGGACAGAGTTTCCAAAATCATCCCTGATACAAGAAGGCACATTAAAAGTCCGAGCAATTACTCAGAAATCACTCTTTATCTCATTATTGCTTTGTGTGCCATCTCCTTCGTTTTCCTTTTCACAATCATTGGGCTTACTGTTATCAAGTGCTACAGATACAGTTTGTATGGGGACTCCTGCTGTACAGGTTTCTGTGGGTCAGAGAACGGTGCCCTGCTGAACTATACAAGCAGGCCAACACAACATCGATGCGAGGTTGCCGCACGGTTTAAAAGTGCAGCCCCATTTCATTGAAGTGAGGGCAATGGGTCTCTGACTAAGACCTACTGCTATAAGGCATGCCTAACTGCAGGATCAGGAAGTGACACTTTTATGTTTTACAATACCTGTGGCCCAACAGGAACGGGTCCCTCTGCAGTGGTGACTGAGAGGCATCTGACAGGACAGAGTGGGCAGAGTGCACAAAACCTGATTATACTTAAAAATGACTCCATTACTCCTAACGAGGTGAGGCTATATTGATAAATGGTCAGCACAGTGCAAATTTTTACTTAAGAAAAGGTTCAAACTGGAAAACTCAGATTACGTGTATTTGTCTCCTTTTGGTCTTGCTGACACATAGCTACAAGACATGGTTCTAAAGTATGCTAATGTGTgcaatgcattttgtttctagGTAAATACTGGGTCTTTCAGGGTCCATTTGGTAAGTTCAGTATGTTTGTCTGTTTGAGATTCACTTCATTTCTGCAGCATATGCTATGTAGAATATTGCCTCCGTCCCTTTTTTCTTACACATCTAAAATTGCCTGCTGTCATAGAGTGCTAAGGAATGACAGATGTGGTTTTAAATCTTTAATGCTACGACTaatattgcaggaaaaaataaaaaaatagattagCCTGGAAATCAATAGGTTACCTTATGGCAATTATAGATGTTTGCTACTGTATTGATTTTATACCTATGCAAAGTTGTTGGATTTAGATCATAACAAAaatgtgctttgctttctgatgtGGGCATATTTTAGTTGTCTGAAAGCTGCAAGCCCTTCTTTGGTAGTATTTGTTCTACCCAGTGctgcattttatgttttctcGACAGTGATAATCCAGTGATATCTTTACAGAGGATTACAACAAGTTACCATTGTTATGTTGCATTGTGACAACTTCTAACCTGCTGGGTTGATATTGAAAATTGTTTAACACCTATAGTTTGACCAGCAGTGTTATTAaccttttcaatattttcccACAGTGAAGAATTAACGGTTGCTCTATGCTAGCATGCAGCCAGTCTGCAGTTAGTGTGTAGTTTGCATGCCCTGCACTTTCCTTTGTACAGTTAATGGatttaaactgagaaaacaCTGGAAACATTAATTCTAgttcacaaaaggaaaattttgcaATTACTGtgtgttgtttgtattttaggATTGTGGCAGTCATAGGATTGGTTCATGCATTAATGTATGGTATGCTTCTGGATGTGGGGAAGCTAGGGGGGTAATTGTGGTGGGATAGAAAGGAGCCTGACTTATGTACTGTTGATGCAGAAatctaaattatttctttatactTATTCACATATGAAGATGTAAGCCTCTTCTGCAACTGGTGTTTAGTTACACAAAGATACACAAATCTTAAGGACTAGAAAGTCTTCCAtagaagtgcttttaaaaagtagcaatcatctatttaaaattaatccaTTTAAAGTTAATGCAATGTTTTTCTATAAATCACAGTGGTGTGGtctggaggatttttttttccttttctatgcGTTTTTTGTACCTTAAAATCTCTCTGAGTGTAATAAAATATAGAATCTCTTTGATATAGGAGGGAACATGAAAGTGAATATTCTGCAAAATACACATCTTAAATCtgatttcctggaaaaaaaaaaagtaattgaaaatgGCTTCACTTTGGATGCATGAGCAGTAGGTAGGAAATTAGTTTAACAGACAGATTCCTATAACATTTTAGGGAATCAATCCATTCAATGCAATGAATTAGCAAGTTTTGAAAACCAGTGCAGATCAGGCAAGGGCTGGTCTTGGAGTATAGTCTTCTATACTATTTAGAGATACATATACATTCTTCTATACATTTAGAGAACAAACTAGCAAAGGCCTTTCTGTGTGTACTTATGATCCAGAAGAGGAATCAGTTATTACAGTAGTTCTGTGTGATTTAAACTGAAGTGAAATTCTGGCAAATGCTACTTGTCACAAGTACTTCTCTTAGGTCTCCAGTTCTTAAACTGACCTGTGGTAGTACCTACTATGAAGATGTATCAGTGCCAGGTGTCATGAGAAAATTGGTGGATGTAATGGCATTCACTAGTTACTAATTCCTAGCTAATTGCATACTATAACATTATATGTCTTTCTCTTGTTTCAGCCTCAGCATATACACTGAAGATATCATCCATTGCTTAGTAACACCATATTCTACATTTTAAGCATAATAATCTTCATATTGCTAGATCTTTGGAGaactgtgtttctctttttagttAAAGTGAACTTTAATTAGTCTCTAAAGGCTGTCCTTTACTTGTGAAGCTCAGTGACAGGTATCAT includes:
- the LOC121077837 gene encoding LOW QUALITY PROTEIN: protocadherin alpha-C2-like (The sequence of the model RefSeq protein was modified relative to this genomic sequence to represent the inferred CDS: inserted 4 bases in 4 codons; deleted 4 bases in 4 codons) — translated: MDYGEEGSYPEDVSIRKKNVSEDTSVKTKRQPAFLDLMNLNFIGGELVAIVNLNRAVSALLKLDLKALNWAVLQQQVQECRRLAARPAPPRLQHRNRGGGEERRGGYRTPPSRPGGGHRHRGVRRTERRQHVAAAGRWLWACRRRRPRRRRCCCCCCCCWGWGAGRAAGGPLRYSVREELPHGAFVGNVASDLGVDPRRLAARGARLTSGSGRQYLELELGRGVLLVRERMDREELCELSPTCFLSLEXVIEQPIEVHNVEVEVLDINDNAPAFPRQDYRLEISESAVPGARFHIESAQDPDVGTNSVQSYQLSHSRHXALDLKGFQSGSKLLELVLQQPLDREQSALQQLVLTAVDGGDPPKSGTAQISVRVVDTNDNPPAFDRSTYTVNLLENSPPGTLVVKLNASDPDEGSNGDVIYSFGSYTPQKVRQLFSVDPHSGEVRVNGTLDYEEASSYEIYVQATDQGPVSMAGHCKVLVNIVDANDNVPEVVLTSLYSPVPEDAKSGTVVALMSVTDQDSGLNKQVSLRIPPGLPFMLNSFKNSYTLVTQGKLDHEKAAAYNITVMATDSGSPPLSSQKVIHVEISDINDNPPRFEEPVYSVYIPENNPXGVLLCTIKATDPDVAENAYVSYSLLDGRLKGYLLPSYVSIKSDSGNMYAVKSFDYETLREFQVLVQAQDAGIPSLSSTVSVHIYVVDENDHAPQILYPTSTNTSAALEMIPRLANAGYLVTKIIAIDGDSGQNAWLFYHLVQPQIQIXFRVELHTGEIRTTRKLREESTPTYNLTVEVRDNGEPPMSSSVAITVAVVDRVSKIIPDTRRHIKSPSNYSEITLYLIIALCAISFVFLFTIIGLTVIKCYRYSLYGDSCCTGFCGSENGALLNYTSRPTQHRCEVAARFKSAAPFH